The Thermococcus sp. 4557 genomic sequence AGGTCAAGAAGTGCTGGGCCAGCCTCTGGACCGCGAGAGCTACCTTCTACAGGGCCAAGCAGGGCTTCGACCACAGCAAGGTTTACCTCAGCGCCGTCGTCCAGAAGATGGTCAACAGCGAGACCAGCGGTGTCATGTTCACCGCCAACCCGGTCACCAACGACAGGAGCGAGATAATGATCAACGCCGCCTGGGGCCTCGGTGAGGCCGTCGTCAGCGGCAGCGTTTCCCCGGACGAGTACATCGTCGAGAAGGGCACCTGGAAGATAAAGGAGAAGTACATCGCCAAGAAGGAGGTCATGGTCGTCCGCAACCCGGAGACCGGCAAGGGCACCGTTTACGTCAAGGTCGCCGACCACCTCGGCCCAGAGTGGGTTGAGAAGCAGGTTCTCACCGAGGAGCAGATCATCGAGGTCGCCAAGATCGGTGCCAAGATTGAGGAGCACTACGGCTGGCCGCAGGACATTGAGTGGGCCTACGACAAGGACGACGGCAAGCTCTACATCGTCCAGTCCAGGCCGATCACCACCCTTAAGGATGAGGTTAAGGCGGAGGAGACTGAGATGACCGAGGAGATGAACGTCCTTCTCAAGGGTCTTGGAGCTTCACCCGGCGTTGGTGCCGGTAAGGTTGTCGTCATCTTCGACGCCAGCGAGATAGACAAGGTCAAGGAGGGCGACGTCCTCGTCACCACCATGACCAACCCGGACATGGTTCCGGCCATGAAGAGGGCCAGCGCCATCGTCACCGACGAGGGCGGAAGGACCTGCCACGCCGCCATCGTCAGCCGTGAGCTCGGCATCCCGGCCGTCGTCGGTACCAAGGAGGCCACCAAGAAGCTCAAGGACGGCATGCTCGTCACCGTCGACGGTACCAGGGGTGTCGTCTACGAGGGCATAGTCAAGAGCCTCGTCAAGAAGGAAGAGGAAGAGAAGGCCGCCGGCCAGGTCGTCGTTGCCGGTGCCCCGCTCGTCACCGCCACCGAAGTCAAGGTCAACGTGTCCATGCCGGAGGTCGCCGAGCGCGCCGCCGCCACCGGCGCCGACGGTGTCGGTCTCCTCAGGGCCGAGCACATGATCCTCGGCATCGGTGCCCACCCGATCAAGTTCATCAGGGAGGGCAAGGAGGAGGAGCTTGTCGAGAAGCTCGTCGAGGGCATCAGGACCGTCGTCGAGGCCTTCTACCCGAGGCGCGTCTGGTACAGGACCCTCGACGCCCCGACCAACGAGTTCCGCGAGCTTCCGGGTGGAGAGGAGGAGCCGGACGAGAGGAACCCGATGCTCGGCTGGAGAGGAATCAGGCGCGGTCTCG encodes the following:
- the ppsA gene encoding phosphoenolpyruvate synthase; translation: MSEYKFIKWFEDLRKTDVPLVGGKGANLGEMTNAGIPVPPGFCVTAEAYKYFVENVKLEDGTVLQDWIMGVIAETNVDDSKQLQENTAKIRQKIIELPMLPEIAKEIEDAYKKLSARYNKDAVYVAVRSSATAEDLPEASFAGQQETYLDVYGVDDVIDKVKKCWASLWTARATFYRAKQGFDHSKVYLSAVVQKMVNSETSGVMFTANPVTNDRSEIMINAAWGLGEAVVSGSVSPDEYIVEKGTWKIKEKYIAKKEVMVVRNPETGKGTVYVKVADHLGPEWVEKQVLTEEQIIEVAKIGAKIEEHYGWPQDIEWAYDKDDGKLYIVQSRPITTLKDEVKAEETEMTEEMNVLLKGLGASPGVGAGKVVVIFDASEIDKVKEGDVLVTTMTNPDMVPAMKRASAIVTDEGGRTCHAAIVSRELGIPAVVGTKEATKKLKDGMLVTVDGTRGVVYEGIVKSLVKKEEEEKAAGQVVVAGAPLVTATEVKVNVSMPEVAERAAATGADGVGLLRAEHMILGIGAHPIKFIREGKEEELVEKLVEGIRTVVEAFYPRRVWYRTLDAPTNEFRELPGGEEEPDERNPMLGWRGIRRGLDQPELLRAEFKAIKRLVDEGYDNIGVMLPLVSHPEQIRKAKEIAMEVGLIPHKDVEWGVMIETPASALIIEDLIKEGIDFISFGTNDLTQYTLAIDRDNERVFKLYDEKHPAVLKLIENVIKTCKKYGVETSICGQAGSDPRMVKLLVRLGIDSVSANPDAVELVRKTVAREEARLRLEAARKALRE